DNA from Pseudomonadota bacterium:
GTTCCCAGCCCCATACCTCCGGAAAAAATCCTGGAAGACTATTATCAGCAGCGCCGCCAGCAGGAATTGGCTCAGGCGGCCGGTGTAGATGCCGGTACAGGTCAGACTGGTCGTCTTCACGTCTCTAAGCATCGTCCTTACGCGGAAAAAAGATGTAAAGACTGCCATGACTTTACCACCAGGGTCGGGCTGGTGCGGCCGCCACGGGAACTTTGCTTCCTCTGTCACCAGGATTTTCGTTCACATCTCAGGGATCCTTATGTCCATGGGCCGGTAGCTGTTGGTGACTGTTCGGCCTGCCATCTGCCCCATTCTTCCGAAAACACCTTCCTGCTGGAAATGGATCGTAATGAAATCTGCGGCAAATGCCACCAGGAAGCACGGCTGGCGGTTT
Protein-coding regions in this window:
- a CDS encoding cytochrome c3 family protein, whose amino-acid sequence is MKIGKRGWIWLFTVLTLGLLLLSACDPVTRHKVLTTIFDGVPSPIPPEKILEDYYQQRRQQELAQAAGVDAGTGQTGRLHVSKHRPYAEKRCKDCHDFTTRVGLVRPPRELCFLCHQDFRSHLRDPYVHGPVAVGDCSACHLPHSSENTFLLEMDRNEICGKCHQEARLAVSMHEQVLTHGMACVDCHDPHFGQARYFLK